CCTAACCCATTCCAACCTTGACTCTTGTACACATGTGAATGCATCCACTTCGAACTGTTGATTGAGCCTTCCTAACTGGAATCTTGTTTTAGATTCATGGCGTCTTTGTTGGAAACGGAATGCATAATACTCTCTTTGTGTTACTATTGTTCTTGCCCTTGTTGTTTCATCTACGTCGGCATGGGGTATATCTGTCCGGTATCCATCTTCACCGTAAGGGAACAACAATGGATATTGCATGGCCATGAAGCTGGGATGCAACTCTGAAATTCTTTTTAGACCATACATCCTGTGTTCAATAATGACATCACGATTACCCTTTTCATCGTCACTTGTTCCCACTATCAATGCAGCCACCTCTGACGATGTAGGTAGGTTAAACTGCCTTCCATCCTTTGCCCTTGTGCCAATTAATCGAAGCCGAACAGGTTGTAACTCTGATTCTTGAAATCTTTCCCTTGCCATTCTGAATGATTTTGTTAATTCATTGTGCTCATCAAACATCTTTGATAAACCTTGGATAATTTTTGGATCCAATTCTGATTCCC
This genomic stretch from Spinacia oleracea cultivar Varoflay chromosome 3, BTI_SOV_V1, whole genome shotgun sequence harbors:
- the LOC110786303 gene encoding uncharacterized protein isoform X2 yields the protein MFDEHNELTKSFRMARERFQESELQPVRLRLIGTRAKDGRQFNLPTSSEVAALIVGTSDDEKGNRDVIIEHRMYGLKRISELHPSFMAMQYPLLFPYGEDGYRTDIPHADVDETTRARTIVTQREYYAFRFQQRRHESKTRFQLGRLNQQFEVDAFTCVQESRLEWVRTNKSTIRKEVLWGLADAVSWGDTTPASVGQRIVLPSSFTGSPQFMIQNYHDVVEICRWAGPPDIIVTFICNPKWQEILEFLSIIPGQRPEDRPDIIARVFKIKLDELMLDLTKKGYFGVTKAGRDI